One Paraglaciecola mesophila genomic region harbors:
- a CDS encoding alpha-amylase family protein, whose protein sequence is MGEQLTINDHVKAKRDKPVVYQVFTRLFGNTNTTNKPWGTLEENGVGKFSDFTKSALGEIKDLGVSHVWYTGVPHHDVITDYTEYGISNDDPDVVKGRAGSPYAVKDYYTVNPDLADDPAHRLAEFEALIQRTHDSGLGVIIDIVPNHVARNYHSLAKPEGVSDFGENDDLGVEYARNNNFYYVIGQDFKVPKAKDGYRPLGGEEHPLADGHFVESPAKWTGNGSRKAQPDANDWYETVKVNYGVKPDGSYDFATLPPEYANKSIPEHAEFWAQKSVPDSWVKFRDITQYWLEKGVDGFRYDMAEMVPVEFWSYLNSHIKQINPDAFLLAEVYDPTKYRDYIHLGKMDYLYDKVGFYDSLKGVMQGREPASVITKAHHQVTDIAQHMLHFLENHDEQRIASPEFAGNSEKGKPALVVSALISRSPTLLYFGQEVGEDGSENMGFGAASRTTIFDYAGVPAHQRWMNHGQFDGALLTPDERALRAYYRRVLHISAGQSAVNGQYADLHQANLEQNKKERSEYDETLYSFSRFNGKQKMVIVSNFSNNSKHFTLVVPEYLITQWSLPDGQYAMQDLLSGQKLNIVVENQEGHVSMMLGSLQSLVLSLVES, encoded by the coding sequence ATGGGAGAGCAATTAACAATAAATGATCACGTCAAGGCAAAACGAGACAAGCCTGTAGTATACCAAGTATTTACTCGGTTATTTGGTAACACCAACACCACTAATAAACCGTGGGGCACCCTTGAAGAGAATGGCGTGGGGAAGTTTAGTGATTTCACCAAGTCGGCTTTAGGTGAAATTAAAGATTTAGGGGTAAGTCACGTATGGTACACAGGCGTTCCTCATCACGATGTGATTACTGATTACACCGAGTATGGCATTTCAAATGACGACCCTGATGTGGTGAAAGGCCGCGCTGGCTCTCCCTACGCGGTTAAAGATTATTATACCGTTAACCCTGATTTAGCGGACGACCCCGCCCATCGTTTGGCTGAATTTGAGGCGTTAATACAAAGAACCCATGACAGCGGCTTAGGCGTTATTATTGATATTGTGCCCAATCATGTGGCGCGTAATTATCATTCGCTGGCAAAGCCAGAGGGAGTGAGTGACTTTGGTGAAAACGACGACCTAGGCGTTGAATATGCACGAAACAACAATTTTTATTATGTGATTGGGCAAGATTTTAAGGTACCAAAAGCGAAAGATGGCTATCGCCCGTTAGGAGGGGAGGAGCACCCGTTAGCGGATGGTCACTTCGTTGAGTCACCGGCGAAATGGACGGGTAATGGTTCGCGTAAAGCTCAACCTGATGCGAATGACTGGTACGAAACCGTTAAGGTCAATTATGGGGTTAAGCCTGACGGAAGTTATGACTTTGCTACGTTGCCGCCTGAGTATGCGAATAAGTCGATTCCTGAACATGCTGAATTTTGGGCGCAAAAGAGTGTTCCTGATTCTTGGGTGAAGTTTCGCGATATTACTCAATATTGGTTGGAAAAAGGGGTGGATGGCTTTCGCTATGATATGGCGGAGATGGTCCCAGTAGAGTTTTGGAGCTACTTAAATTCGCACATTAAACAAATAAATCCCGATGCGTTTTTACTCGCAGAAGTGTATGACCCAACAAAATATCGCGATTATATTCACCTAGGAAAGATGGACTATTTGTACGACAAAGTCGGTTTTTATGACAGCCTAAAAGGGGTCATGCAAGGCAGAGAACCGGCATCTGTCATTACAAAAGCACATCATCAAGTGACCGATATAGCACAACATATGCTGCATTTTTTAGAAAACCATGATGAGCAACGTATTGCTAGTCCTGAATTTGCCGGGAATAGTGAAAAAGGCAAACCAGCGCTGGTGGTGTCAGCGCTGATAAGTCGTTCACCGACCTTGCTCTATTTTGGCCAAGAAGTCGGCGAAGACGGCAGCGAAAACATGGGCTTTGGGGCTGCGTCTCGTACCACTATCTTCGATTACGCTGGGGTGCCAGCACATCAAAGGTGGATGAACCATGGGCAATTCGATGGCGCTTTGTTAACGCCTGATGAAAGAGCATTGCGGGCCTATTACCGCCGTGTATTGCACATATCTGCTGGTCAAAGTGCCGTAAATGGTCAATATGCAGATTTACATCAAGCCAACCTTGAGCAAAATAAAAAAGAGCGCTCAGAATATGACGAAACGCTTTATTCGTTTAGCCGCTTTAATGGCAAGCAAAAAATGGTGATTGTCAGTAACTTCAGTAATAACAGTAAGCATTTCACTTTAGTTGTGCCTGAATACCTGATCACGCAGTGGTCATTACCCGACGGCCAATACGCCATGCAAGATTTGCTCAGCGGTCAAAAACTAAATATTGTAGTGGAAAATCAAGAAGGTCATGTATCAATGATGTTAGGATCATTGCAATCTTTGGTGTTAAGCCTCGTGGAGTCATAA
- a CDS encoding helix-turn-helix domain-containing protein, giving the protein MDISNVAKRSGVPASTLRYYEQKGLIRSVGRKGIRRLFDNHIFERLALIALGRVAGFSLEEISDILGTEENPDIDRAMLLEKATELDKTIQKLTAMRDGLQHAAACSAPSHLQCPRFRRLMGLAASGAIKGQPLAMTKQMKQ; this is encoded by the coding sequence ATGGATATTTCTAACGTCGCTAAGCGTTCTGGAGTGCCTGCTTCAACATTGCGTTATTACGAACAAAAAGGGTTGATCCGCTCAGTAGGAAGAAAAGGGATACGCCGACTGTTTGATAACCATATTTTTGAGCGGTTAGCCTTGATTGCATTGGGTCGCGTTGCTGGCTTTTCGTTAGAGGAAATTTCTGACATTTTAGGGACAGAAGAAAACCCGGATATCGATCGTGCCATGTTATTAGAAAAAGCAACTGAACTGGACAAAACCATTCAAAAATTAACTGCTATGCGTGATGGTCTGCAACATGCCGCCGCTTGTTCAGCCCCCAGCCATTTACAGTGCCCAAGATTCCGACGTTTAATGGGCTTAGCGGCCTCTGGGGCAATTAAAGGGCAGCCTTTAGCAATGACAAAGCAGATGAAACAATAA
- a CDS encoding GAF domain-containing protein produces MMPDYPTLAHELERLRALKNMNIVDTEQDKTLDAITLEARNYFNSKSCLISLITEDRQWFKSKQGMDVSETPRKISFCTYAITEEEYLIIPDAEADLRFSNNPLYQFH; encoded by the coding sequence ATGATGCCCGATTACCCAACCTTAGCACATGAGTTGGAACGCCTACGCGCGTTAAAAAATATGAATATTGTCGATACGGAGCAAGATAAAACGCTTGATGCCATTACCCTAGAAGCGCGTAATTATTTTAACAGTAAATCTTGTTTGATCAGTTTAATAACAGAAGACCGTCAGTGGTTTAAATCCAAACAAGGCATGGATGTATCAGAAACACCGCGCAAAATCTCCTTTTGTACATATGCTATAACTGAAGAAGAGTACTTGATCATACCAGATGCCGAGGCAGACCTTAGATTCAGTAACAACCCGTTATACCAATTCCATTAA
- a CDS encoding protein adenylyltransferase SelO, with translation MANQPITDVPKSVHTLEDLASLSDYSLFDTLNCDPDATETGDDYAPRQVFSGHYVPVKPTPIANPIYIAHSTTFFAELGFDDNLVHTEDFARLFAGDISNVPSPMHRVGWATGYALSIYGTEYIQQCPFGTGNGYGDGRAVSVLEAVIDNKRWEMQLKGGGPTPYCRGGDGRAVLRSSVREFLVQEHMHGLGVPTSRSLCLFVSQSEHVRRPWYSEGSYATNPDMNVSNPVAISTRVAPSFLRVGQLELFARRARVNQHPDALKELEMIVLHVIAREYQNEIDHKLGMAQQVVQLALAFRDRLTTLISHWMRVGYCQGNFNSDNCACGGYTLDYGPFGFVERFDPYYQPWTGGGQHFSFFNQGAAAKTNFDMFCKALQPLLSSTPEALEELNQINLGFASVMQNKMDKMWASKLGLASFDAELFNHLMTLMVQTSVDYTIFFRELSKIPEDISGLSKSFYNAPSDALFEQWALWLQKWRNALNTGQGAQKATQMMERVNPKYTWREWLVVPAYQQASEGDFELVHELQQVLTQPFNEQSNEIESRYYSLKPQVYFDAGGVSHYSCSS, from the coding sequence ATGGCTAACCAACCTATTACTGATGTGCCAAAAAGCGTACACACACTTGAAGATTTGGCGTCTTTAAGTGATTACTCCTTATTTGATACGCTTAACTGTGATCCCGATGCCACTGAAACGGGAGACGACTACGCACCAAGACAAGTTTTTTCTGGGCACTATGTGCCGGTTAAACCCACGCCTATCGCTAACCCAATATACATTGCCCATAGCACAACATTTTTTGCTGAATTAGGCTTTGATGACAACCTAGTGCACACAGAAGATTTTGCTAGATTATTCGCTGGCGATATATCCAATGTACCATCGCCTATGCACCGAGTTGGGTGGGCCACAGGTTATGCGCTGTCTATTTACGGCACTGAATACATTCAGCAATGTCCTTTTGGAACTGGCAACGGTTACGGTGATGGCCGAGCGGTTTCTGTACTTGAAGCCGTGATTGATAATAAGCGCTGGGAGATGCAGTTAAAAGGTGGCGGGCCGACACCTTATTGCCGTGGCGGAGATGGCAGAGCCGTGTTGCGCTCAAGTGTAAGGGAGTTTTTAGTCCAAGAGCACATGCATGGTTTGGGTGTGCCAACGTCGCGATCGTTATGCTTGTTTGTCTCGCAATCAGAACACGTACGACGCCCTTGGTATTCTGAAGGCTCCTATGCCACAAATCCAGATATGAACGTGTCAAACCCTGTGGCGATTTCAACGCGCGTCGCCCCTTCTTTTTTAAGAGTGGGGCAACTTGAACTTTTTGCTCGTCGCGCTCGCGTTAATCAGCATCCTGACGCGCTCAAAGAGCTAGAGATGATAGTGTTGCATGTAATTGCGCGGGAATATCAAAACGAAATTGATCACAAGCTTGGCATGGCACAGCAAGTCGTACAATTAGCACTGGCATTTCGTGACCGATTAACCACCTTGATTAGCCACTGGATGCGCGTAGGTTATTGCCAAGGAAACTTTAATAGTGATAACTGTGCTTGTGGTGGTTATACACTCGATTACGGCCCGTTTGGTTTTGTTGAGCGTTTTGACCCTTACTACCAACCATGGACAGGTGGGGGGCAACATTTCTCGTTCTTTAATCAGGGGGCGGCAGCGAAGACGAATTTCGACATGTTTTGTAAAGCTTTGCAGCCTCTACTCTCCTCAACACCCGAAGCGCTTGAGGAATTGAACCAGATAAACCTTGGGTTCGCTTCAGTCATGCAGAATAAAATGGATAAAATGTGGGCATCGAAACTTGGCCTGGCGTCTTTTGATGCCGAGCTGTTTAATCACCTGATGACGCTCATGGTACAAACATCGGTCGACTACACCATTTTCTTTCGCGAGCTGTCCAAAATCCCAGAGGATATTTCCGGCTTGAGCAAAAGCTTCTACAACGCACCATCAGATGCGTTGTTTGAACAATGGGCGCTTTGGCTGCAAAAATGGCGAAATGCGCTCAATACGGGCCAAGGCGCTCAAAAGGCTACGCAGATGATGGAGCGCGTAAATCCTAAGTATACTTGGCGAGAATGGCTAGTCGTGCCGGCTTATCAGCAAGCGAGCGAAGGAGATTTCGAACTGGTTCATGAGTTGCAACAGGTTTTAACACAGCCCTTTAATGAACAGTCGAATGAGATTGAAAGTCGGTATTACAGCTTGAAGCCACAAGTTTATTTTGATGCCGGTGGGGTGTCGCACTACAGTTGTTCTTCTTAA
- a CDS encoding nitroreductase: MNFAEFAASRKSIRGFTGQPVSKEMVDKIIQAAKWAPSSYNTQTWKIHAVAGEVLDKIRQGNTDNTLAGKPHVRDFPYKEDYVGTHKQRQVDVAIQLFEAMGIGREDKAKRMDWMMRGFRQFDAPVSLVLTYDKSLEPAGVTQFGLGALAYGIVLAAWDLGLGCVINGQGIMQSDVVHKYANIPDDEAIMICIALGYPDNDFPANHVRSTRENNESFVTYHGF, translated from the coding sequence ATGAATTTCGCTGAATTTGCGGCATCACGCAAAAGTATACGAGGCTTTACCGGTCAGCCAGTGTCAAAAGAAATGGTTGATAAAATCATTCAGGCAGCAAAATGGGCACCTTCATCTTACAATACGCAAACGTGGAAAATTCATGCTGTGGCAGGTGAGGTGCTGGATAAGATTCGCCAAGGAAATACTGACAATACCCTAGCAGGTAAGCCTCATGTACGAGACTTTCCTTACAAAGAAGATTATGTGGGCACCCACAAGCAGCGCCAAGTCGATGTGGCAATACAGCTATTTGAGGCCATGGGTATCGGCCGTGAGGACAAAGCGAAGCGAATGGATTGGATGATGCGCGGCTTTCGACAGTTCGATGCACCTGTATCTTTAGTACTCACCTATGATAAATCCCTTGAGCCGGCGGGTGTCACGCAATTCGGCCTAGGAGCTTTGGCTTATGGTATTGTACTTGCCGCGTGGGATTTAGGCTTAGGATGTGTAATTAATGGTCAGGGAATTATGCAATCAGACGTGGTGCATAAATACGCTAACATACCCGATGATGAAGCCATTATGATATGTATCGCGCTAGGTTATCCAGACAATGATTTTCCAGCTAACCATGTGCGTTCCACTCGGGAAAACAACGAATCATTTGTTACCTACCATGGTTTTTAA
- a CDS encoding DUF2938 domain-containing protein has protein sequence MDTLFFTLLIGIGATVVMDVWAILRMQLFGIPPTNWAMVGRWIAYIPKGTFIHDAIASSGAMRFELAIGWVAHYVIGISYAAILVIIYGSPWVHSPTVWPALMVGIATVLAPFLILQPGMGAGIAASRTPKPNLVRVHSIINHSVFGLGLYLSGWVLNLAYAL, from the coding sequence ATGGACACATTATTTTTTACCCTGCTCATCGGGATTGGTGCCACAGTAGTGATGGACGTCTGGGCAATATTGAGGATGCAGTTGTTTGGTATTCCCCCCACGAACTGGGCAATGGTGGGACGGTGGATAGCCTACATACCTAAAGGAACGTTTATTCATGACGCTATCGCTTCATCAGGCGCAATGCGCTTTGAGCTCGCTATTGGATGGGTGGCCCATTACGTTATAGGCATAAGCTACGCAGCTATATTGGTTATTATTTACGGTAGCCCTTGGGTACACAGTCCAACCGTTTGGCCTGCGCTCATGGTTGGCATTGCTACCGTATTAGCACCCTTTTTGATATTGCAGCCGGGCATGGGTGCAGGTATTGCTGCGTCTCGCACACCGAAGCCTAATTTAGTCAGGGTGCATAGTATTATCAATCATTCAGTGTTTGGTCTTGGGTTGTATTTATCAGGCTGGGTGTTAAATCTGGCTTATGCTCTGTAA
- a CDS encoding SOS response-associated peptidase family protein — MCGRLNVTDDEFVQGLCISLGIDLRIQPIIPNRFVRAASPIQIIREVKGQRVLQKATWWLLLQSSETGYKPSKYTSFNTRYDKLNEPRSAGYTPFRTARCIIPARGFGETEYLHQGSTKSPKHYHDLIAAQGAIPFAGLYKEYIDKQSGEITLGCSIITLPPHPKLAHIHSKSSPLMLPHDTMLDTWLDSSYQQIDEFTQLMQPALRQDLIATQINKPSQYQPIADPYLILHDSV, encoded by the coding sequence ATGTGTGGGCGACTCAATGTTACTGATGATGAATTTGTACAAGGCCTATGTATTTCCTTAGGAATTGATTTACGTATCCAGCCAATCATACCAAACCGTTTTGTACGTGCTGCCAGCCCCATTCAAATTATTCGAGAGGTAAAGGGTCAGCGCGTGCTGCAAAAAGCAACATGGTGGCTACTCCTGCAATCTAGCGAAACCGGTTATAAGCCCTCCAAATACACGAGTTTCAATACCCGTTACGATAAACTAAATGAGCCACGCTCTGCAGGCTATACACCGTTTAGAACGGCACGTTGTATCATTCCTGCCAGAGGGTTTGGAGAAACTGAATACTTGCATCAGGGGAGTACGAAAAGCCCAAAACACTATCACGATCTCATTGCCGCCCAGGGAGCAATCCCATTTGCTGGTTTATACAAAGAATACATTGATAAACAAAGCGGTGAAATCACGTTAGGCTGTTCTATCATCACCCTTCCCCCGCACCCGAAATTGGCACATATCCACAGCAAATCGAGTCCACTTATGCTGCCCCACGATACAATGTTAGACACATGGCTTGACTCCAGTTATCAACAAATCGATGAATTTACTCAGCTTATGCAACCAGCACTTAGGCAAGATTTGATTGCAACGCAAATTAACAAACCAAGTCAATACCAGCCTATTGCAGACCCGTACTTGATTCTGCACGATAGCGTTTAA